One stretch of Sardina pilchardus chromosome 17, fSarPil1.1, whole genome shotgun sequence DNA includes these proteins:
- the LOC134061731 gene encoding troponin I, slow skeletal muscle-like, whose amino-acid sequence MNPKATMDKPKSKISASRKLSLKMMLLARAIEELDKEKVDRADEKERYLGEKLVPLQLSGLSMKELQTLCEQLHTKMTVVDEERYDCEEKVTKHYKDIRELKLKVQDLGGKFKKPALRKVRVSADEMMRALLGSKHKGSMDLRGNLKSVKKEDVKQDKVLTSEVGDWRKNVEAMSGMEGRKKMFDAAGGQ is encoded by the exons ATGAATCCAAAGGCAACAATGGATAAG CCCAAATCTAAAATCTCAGCTTCACGGAAGCTCTCCCTGAAG ATGATGCTTCTGGCAAGAGCCATCGAGGAGTTGGACAAAGAAAAGGTCGACAGGGCAGATGAGAAGGAGCGATACCTTGGGGAAAAGTTGGTACCTTTACAGCTTTCTGGCCTTTCTATGAAAGAATTACAG ACTCTCTGTGAGCAGCTCCATACAAAGATGACTGTGGTTGATGAAGAGCGTTACGACTGTGAGGAAAAAGTGACAAAGCACTACAAAGAT ATCCGTGAGTTGAAACTGAAGGTACAGGACCTCGGGGGGAAATTTAAGAAGCCTGCCCTGAGGAAAGTGCGTGTATCTGCAGATGAGATGATGCGAGCTCTACTAGGCTCCAAACATAAAGGATCTATGGACCTCCGGGGTAACTTAAAATCTGTTAAGAAGGAAGACGTCAAACAGGATAAG GTATTGACAAGTGAGGTTGGTGATTGGCGCAAAAATGTGGAGGCAATGTCAGGCATGGAGGGAAGGAAGAAAATGTTTGATGCAGCAGGTGGTCAGTGA